One Coffea arabica cultivar ET-39 chromosome 5c, Coffea Arabica ET-39 HiFi, whole genome shotgun sequence DNA window includes the following coding sequences:
- the LOC140007524 gene encoding uncharacterized protein — protein sequence MFVKKLCRHCGVLSTTAFHLALFRENPVLYLCTVVFSVACLALAGPRRLTIMIGGRCAAAVSFLLILFSCSFGRRKKACKAAVAGVLLSSSCCCVAELILLLCFCSCLLDFIVVSLLFFASALSSFCSQTGFLSWTAEAKVTLQMNLVSCGLLIVR from the exons ATGTTTGTAAAAAAACTATGCCGTCACTGTGGAGTCCTGTCAACAACCGCCTTTCACCTTGCTCTCTTCAGGGAAAATCCGGTGCTTTACCTTTGCACAGTGGTTTTTAGCGTTGCCTGCCTTGCCCTAGCAGGACCTCGGCGGCTTACCATCATGATCGGTGGCCGATGTGCAGCTGCTGTGTCCTTTCTTCTAATCCTTTTCAGTTGTTCCTTCGGTCGACGCAAAAAAG CTTGCAAAGCTGCTGTTGCTGGTGTGTTGCTG AGCTCCTCTTGCTGCTGTGTTGCTG AGCTCATCTTGCTGCTGTGTTTCTG cTCTTGTCTGCTCGATTTTATTGTGGTGTCGTTGCTCTTCTTTGCTTCTGCCCTGTCCAGTTTCTGTAGCCAGACAG GTTTTTTAAGTTGGACTGCGGAGGCAAAGGTAACTTTACAGATGAACTTGGTCTCCTGTGGACTCCTAATAGTCAGATGA